The Plectropomus leopardus isolate mb chromosome 2, YSFRI_Pleo_2.0, whole genome shotgun sequence genome has a window encoding:
- the si:dkey-183j2.10 gene encoding glutamate receptor U1: MEIRKIWVLFGFFLLSIGFFPDMGVCTAVQSEVRITTIKQEPYAVSKGTHLEGFCMDLLSEVAKKLGFKYKVHLVKDASYGRQDETGNWNGMIGEVVRGEADLAIAPLTLTAAREKAVGMTKPFMQTGISILLRKDISEGASFFDFLTPFTAETWIGILIAYLGTAACIFIVARLSPCEWSQPQTEQNRFSLLHSLWYTAGALTLQGAGPHPKALSGRVICCSWWLFTIVLLACYLSNLGSSKTSESTHLTVKGFEDLANQDMIDYGCLAGSSTLAFFKNSNNPVYRRIYEHMERTKSFVSSMDEGVRRAKEGNFGFIGESVSLDLAAARHCELVRAHEVVGMRGYSIAAPLGSPIIKNLSVAILQLSEAGELAYLRSKWWASSCLANRAKSSAVQPHSLKGMFLVLSLGLGLGALLAVLELTSKSRRSAAEQRKSCCTVLTEELSLRLRTGNANKPQENVDKDKEKA, from the exons ATGGAAATCAGGAAAATCTGGGTGCTGTTTGGCTTCTTTTTGTTGTCTATTGGGTTTTTCCCAGACATGGGAGTGTGCACTGCAg TGCAATCAGAAGTGAGAATCACAACTATAAAG caagagcCATATGCAGTGTCCAAAGGCACCCATCTGGAGGGCTTTTGCATGGACCTGCTGTCTGAAGTAGCAAAGAAACTGGGCTTCAAGTACAAAGTGCATCTGGTGAAAGACGCTTCCTATGGCAGACAGGATGAGACTGGCAACTGGAATGGGATGATTGGAGAGGTGGTGAGAGGG GAGGCCGACCTTGCGATTGCTCCGCTGACTCTCACTGCAGCTCGGGAGAAAGCGGTGGGGATGACCAAACCGTTCATGCAGACAGGAATCAGCATCCTGCTGAGGAAGGATATCTCAGAGGGAGCTAGCTTTTTTGATTTCTTGACTCCCTTTACAGCCGAAACATGGATCGGCATACTCATTGCTTACCTGGGGACCGCTGCTTGCATCTTTATAGTTGCCAG ACTCAGCCCATGTGAGTGGAGTCAGCCTCAGACTGAGCAGAACAGATTCAGCCTCCTTCACAGTCTGTGGTACACAGCTGGAGCTCTGACTCTACAAG GTGCTGGCCCTCACCCAAAAGCTCTTTCAGGGCGTGTcatctgctgcagctggtgGTTATTTACCATCGTCCTATTGGCTTGTTATCTCTCCAACCTTGGCTCCTCAAAGACCTCTGAGTCCACTCACCTGACAGTGAAAGGGTTTGAGGACTTGGCCAATCAGGACATGATTGATTATGGCTGTTTGGCTGGGTCTTCCACCCTTGCCTTCTTCAAG AATTCAAACAACCCAGTTTACCGCAGAATCTATGAGCACATGGAGAGAACCAAGAGTTTTGTATCATCCATGGATGAGGGAGTTCGGCGTGCAAAAGAAGGAAACTTTGGCTTTATTGGGGAGTCTGTTTCTCTGGACTTGGCAGCAGCACGTCATTGTGAACTTGTCAGAGCGCATGAAGTCGTTGGAATGAGGGGATATAGCATTGCTGCCCCCCTTG GCTCACCCATCATAAAGAACCTTAGCGTGGCAATCCTACAGCTGAGTGAGGCGGGGGAGCTGGCTTACCTGCGAAGCAAGTGGTGGGCCAGCAGCTGCTTAGCAAACAGGGCCAAGTCTTCAGCTGTGCAGCCACACAGCCTCAAAGGGATGTTTCTGGTTCTTTCCCTGGGCCTGGGGCTTGGTGCACTGCTGGCCGTCCTGGAGCTCACCTCCAAGAGCCGAAGAAGTGCAGCTGAGCAGAGG AAATCCTGCTGCACTGTGCTGACTGAAGAACTGAGTCTGCGCTTGAGGACAGGAAATGCAAACAAACCCcaagaaaatgttgacaaagataaagaaaaagcaTAG